A window from Primulina huaijiensis isolate GDHJ02 chromosome 13, ASM1229523v2, whole genome shotgun sequence encodes these proteins:
- the LOC140991768 gene encoding pre-mRNA-processing factor 39-1-like isoform X3 has translation MGDSEFVVARTSAVTGYSSIDNHDLSETTSAPDADTSTVQTTENVNVPENLPYSEGILDSSILPNEARGSNFDVDSTQATGYGSSVNGVNGAEDATKANVMENGITSNAEFMPGLSAEEERLWSIVKANSLDFNAWTSLIEETERVAEGEILKIQKVYDAFLTEFPLCYGYWKKYADHEARLISMDKVAEVYERAVQSVTYSVDMWLHYCVFAVGTYGDPDAIRRLFERALEYVGSDYLCFPLWDKFIEYEISQQDWPRIATLYTRVLGVPNQQLDRYFEGFKELVANRPLSELRTAEEAAATAFTNSETNSEENEGEIPTGALEQSFKPLNANLKDAEELEKYISIREEIYKRAKEFDFKIIGFETAIRRPYFHVRPLNAAELENWHDYLDFVEGEDEFNKIVKLYERCLIACANYPEYWIRYVLCMEASGSMELADNALARATQVFVKRQPEIHLFAARFREKRGDISGARASYQLVHTGISPGLQEAIIKHANMEHRLGNLEDACSLYEQAIAIEKGKEHSLTLPLLFAQYSRFMFLVCGKVDEAREILDQGLEIAQLSKPLLEAMIHLESIQTLPKRIDYLDSLVDKFIVPNPTNPSVASLGEREEMSSIFLEFLDLFGDAQSIKKADDRHTKLFLPHKSVAESKKRYAEDSLFSDKTKLAKSLVSPSGPSAMGTYTSTPNQWAAGYGLQPQAWPQASQAQAQQWTPGYPQQDSYGAYGTSYTHPQIPTSQSAAYGTYPPTYPTQAYAQPETNVALPAGQQPAAAPSTYYGTYY, from the exons ATGGGAGACAGCGAGTTTGTGGTGGCACGGACATCTGCTGTTACTGGTTATTCTTCTATAGATAACCATGATCTGAGTGAAACCACTTCTGCACCGGATGCTGATACTTCCACTGTTCAAACTactgaaaatgtgaatgttccAGAGAATCTGCCTTATTCGGAAGGCATACTTGATTCATCCATCCTTCCAAATGAAGCTCGTGGTTCCAATTTCGATGTTG ACTCAACTCAAGCTACTGGCTATGGTTCTTCTGTTAATGGTGTTAATGGAGCAGAGGACGCGACAAAAGCTAATGTCATGGAAAACGGGATCACCTCAAATGCTG AATTTATGCCAGGTCTAAGTGCAGAAGAAGAAAGATTGTGGAGCATTGTGAAGGCTAATTCCTTGGACTTTAATGCTTGGACTTCCCTGATTGAAGAGACAGAGAGAGTGGCAGAG ggAGAGATTTTGAAGATTCAAAAAGTATATGATGCTTTTTTAACGGAATTTCCTCTCTGCTATGGTTACTGGAAGAAGTATGCTGATCATGAGGCACGCCTAATCTCAATGGACAAAGTTGCGGAGGTTTATGAACGAGCTGTTCAAAGCGTAACCTACTCTGTTGACATGTGGTTGCACTATTGTGTATTTGCAGTCGGCACTTATGGAGATCCAGATGCTATCAGAAG GTTATTTGAAAGAGCTTTAGAGTATGTTGGAAGTGATTATTTATGCTTTCCTCTTTGGGACAAATTCATTGAGTATGAAATTTCTCAACAAGATTGGCCTCGTATTGCAACATTATACACACGGGTGTTAGGAGTTCCAAATCAGCAGCTGGATCGCTATTTTGAGGG TTTTAAAGAGTTGGTTGCCAATAGGCCTCTATCAGAGTTGAGAACAGCTGAGGAAGCTGCTGCCACAGCTTTTACAAATTCAGAAACTAATAGTGAAGAAAATGAGGGAGAGATACCCACTGGTGCTTTGGAACAGTCTTTTAAGCCTCTTAACGCAAACTTAAAAGATGCCGAGGAGTTGGAGAAGTACATATCCATTAGGGAAGAGATATATAAGAGGgctaaagagtttgattttaagATAATTGGTTTCGAAACAGCTATTAGGAGGCCCTACTTTCATGTACGGCCCCTAAATGCTGCAGAGCTCGAAAACTGGCATGACTATCTTGATTTTGTTGAAGGTGAAGATGAATTCAATAAG ATTGTCAAGCTATATGAAAGATGTCTTATAGCATGTGCCAATTATCCTGAATACTGGATACGGTATGTTTTGTGTATGGAAGCTAGTGGCAGTATGGAGCTTGCCGATAATGCCCTTGCTCGTGCTACTCAGGTCTTCGTGAAG AGGCAACCGGAGATCCATCTGTTTGCTGCACGATTTAGAGAAAAGCGTGGTGACATATCTGGAGCTCGAGCTTCATATCAACTTGTGCACACTGGGATTTCACCTGGACTTCAAGAAGCAATAATTAAGCATGCAAACATGGAGCACCGCCTT GGAAACCTAGAAGATGCTTGTTCTTTATATGAGCAGGCAATTGCAATCGAGAAAGGAAAGGAACACTCACTGACTTTACCTTTGTTATTTGCTCAGTACTCACGGTTTATGTTCCTG GTTTGTGGAAAAGTGGATGAGGCGAGGgaaattcttgatcaagggCTGGAGATTGCGCAATTGTCAAAGCCCCTTTTGGAG GCAATGATCCACTTAGAATCAATTCAGACACTTCCAAAGCGAATTGATTACTTGGATTCCTTGGTTGATAAATTCATAGTGCCGAATCCCACCAACCCTAGTGTTGCAAGTCTTGGGGAAAGAGAGGAAATGTCGAGCATTTTCTTGGAG TTCTTGGATCTTTTTGGAGATGCACAATCCATAAAGAAGGCTGATGATAGACATACAAAACTGTTTTTGCCCCACAAGAGCGTAGCTGAGTCGAAGAAGCGCTATGCAGAGGATTCTTTATTCTCAGACAAAACTAAACTCGCAAAATCACTTGTTTCACCATCTGGCCCTTCAGCAATGGGCACGTATACCAGCACACCGAATCAGTGGGCAGCAGGTTATGGTTTGCAGCCTCAGGCTTGGCCTCAAGCCTCACAAGCTCAGGCACAACAGTGGACTCCTGGCTATCCACAACAG GATTCTTACGGTGCTTACGGAACGAGTTACACGCACCCACAAATACCGACATCCCAAAGTGCTGCATATGGAACATATCCTCCTACTTATCCAACACAG GCTTATGCGCAGCCGGAAACAAATGTAGCATTGCCTGCAGGCCAACAACCGGCTGCGGCTCCTTCCACGTATTACGGCACTTACTATTGA
- the LOC140991768 gene encoding pre-mRNA-processing factor 39-1-like isoform X4 — protein MGDSEFVVARTSAVTGYSSIDNHDLSETTSAPDADTSTVQTTENVNVPENLPYSEGILDSSILPNEARGSNFDVATGYGSSVNGVNGAEDATKANVMENGITSNAEFMPGLSAEEERLWSIVKANSLDFNAWTSLIEETERVAEGEILKIQKVYDAFLTEFPLCYGYWKKYADHEARLISMDKVAEVYERAVQSVTYSVDMWLHYCVFAVGTYGDPDAIRRLFERALEYVGSDYLCFPLWDKFIEYEISQQDWPRIATLYTRVLGVPNQQLDRYFEGFKELVANRPLSELRTAEEAAATAFTNSETNSEENEGEIPTGALEQSFKPLNANLKDAEELEKYISIREEIYKRAKEFDFKIIGFETAIRRPYFHVRPLNAAELENWHDYLDFVEGEDEFNKIVKLYERCLIACANYPEYWIRYVLCMEASGSMELADNALARATQVFVKRQPEIHLFAARFREKRGDISGARASYQLVHTGISPGLQEAIIKHANMEHRLGNLEDACSLYEQAIAIEKGKEHSLTLPLLFAQYSRFMFLVCGKVDEAREILDQGLEIAQLSKPLLEAMIHLESIQTLPKRIDYLDSLVDKFIVPNPTNPSVASLGEREEMSSIFLEFLDLFGDAQSIKKADDRHTKLFLPHKSVAESKKRYAEDSLFSDKTKLAKSLVSPSGPSAMGTYTSTPNQWAAGYGLQPQAWPQASQAQAQQWTPGYPQQDSYGAYGTSYTHPQIPTSQSAAYGTYPPTYPTQAYAQPETNVALPAGQQPAAAPSTYYGTYY, from the exons ATGGGAGACAGCGAGTTTGTGGTGGCACGGACATCTGCTGTTACTGGTTATTCTTCTATAGATAACCATGATCTGAGTGAAACCACTTCTGCACCGGATGCTGATACTTCCACTGTTCAAACTactgaaaatgtgaatgttccAGAGAATCTGCCTTATTCGGAAGGCATACTTGATTCATCCATCCTTCCAAATGAAGCTCGTGGTTCCAATTTCGATGTTG CTACTGGCTATGGTTCTTCTGTTAATGGTGTTAATGGAGCAGAGGACGCGACAAAAGCTAATGTCATGGAAAACGGGATCACCTCAAATGCTG AATTTATGCCAGGTCTAAGTGCAGAAGAAGAAAGATTGTGGAGCATTGTGAAGGCTAATTCCTTGGACTTTAATGCTTGGACTTCCCTGATTGAAGAGACAGAGAGAGTGGCAGAG ggAGAGATTTTGAAGATTCAAAAAGTATATGATGCTTTTTTAACGGAATTTCCTCTCTGCTATGGTTACTGGAAGAAGTATGCTGATCATGAGGCACGCCTAATCTCAATGGACAAAGTTGCGGAGGTTTATGAACGAGCTGTTCAAAGCGTAACCTACTCTGTTGACATGTGGTTGCACTATTGTGTATTTGCAGTCGGCACTTATGGAGATCCAGATGCTATCAGAAG GTTATTTGAAAGAGCTTTAGAGTATGTTGGAAGTGATTATTTATGCTTTCCTCTTTGGGACAAATTCATTGAGTATGAAATTTCTCAACAAGATTGGCCTCGTATTGCAACATTATACACACGGGTGTTAGGAGTTCCAAATCAGCAGCTGGATCGCTATTTTGAGGG TTTTAAAGAGTTGGTTGCCAATAGGCCTCTATCAGAGTTGAGAACAGCTGAGGAAGCTGCTGCCACAGCTTTTACAAATTCAGAAACTAATAGTGAAGAAAATGAGGGAGAGATACCCACTGGTGCTTTGGAACAGTCTTTTAAGCCTCTTAACGCAAACTTAAAAGATGCCGAGGAGTTGGAGAAGTACATATCCATTAGGGAAGAGATATATAAGAGGgctaaagagtttgattttaagATAATTGGTTTCGAAACAGCTATTAGGAGGCCCTACTTTCATGTACGGCCCCTAAATGCTGCAGAGCTCGAAAACTGGCATGACTATCTTGATTTTGTTGAAGGTGAAGATGAATTCAATAAG ATTGTCAAGCTATATGAAAGATGTCTTATAGCATGTGCCAATTATCCTGAATACTGGATACGGTATGTTTTGTGTATGGAAGCTAGTGGCAGTATGGAGCTTGCCGATAATGCCCTTGCTCGTGCTACTCAGGTCTTCGTGAAG AGGCAACCGGAGATCCATCTGTTTGCTGCACGATTTAGAGAAAAGCGTGGTGACATATCTGGAGCTCGAGCTTCATATCAACTTGTGCACACTGGGATTTCACCTGGACTTCAAGAAGCAATAATTAAGCATGCAAACATGGAGCACCGCCTT GGAAACCTAGAAGATGCTTGTTCTTTATATGAGCAGGCAATTGCAATCGAGAAAGGAAAGGAACACTCACTGACTTTACCTTTGTTATTTGCTCAGTACTCACGGTTTATGTTCCTG GTTTGTGGAAAAGTGGATGAGGCGAGGgaaattcttgatcaagggCTGGAGATTGCGCAATTGTCAAAGCCCCTTTTGGAG GCAATGATCCACTTAGAATCAATTCAGACACTTCCAAAGCGAATTGATTACTTGGATTCCTTGGTTGATAAATTCATAGTGCCGAATCCCACCAACCCTAGTGTTGCAAGTCTTGGGGAAAGAGAGGAAATGTCGAGCATTTTCTTGGAG TTCTTGGATCTTTTTGGAGATGCACAATCCATAAAGAAGGCTGATGATAGACATACAAAACTGTTTTTGCCCCACAAGAGCGTAGCTGAGTCGAAGAAGCGCTATGCAGAGGATTCTTTATTCTCAGACAAAACTAAACTCGCAAAATCACTTGTTTCACCATCTGGCCCTTCAGCAATGGGCACGTATACCAGCACACCGAATCAGTGGGCAGCAGGTTATGGTTTGCAGCCTCAGGCTTGGCCTCAAGCCTCACAAGCTCAGGCACAACAGTGGACTCCTGGCTATCCACAACAG GATTCTTACGGTGCTTACGGAACGAGTTACACGCACCCACAAATACCGACATCCCAAAGTGCTGCATATGGAACATATCCTCCTACTTATCCAACACAG GCTTATGCGCAGCCGGAAACAAATGTAGCATTGCCTGCAGGCCAACAACCGGCTGCGGCTCCTTCCACGTATTACGGCACTTACTATTGA
- the LOC140991768 gene encoding pre-mRNA-processing factor 39-1-like isoform X2 has protein sequence MGDSEFVVARTSAVTGYSSIDNHDLSETTSAPDADTSTVQTTENVNVPENLPYSEGILDSSILPNEARGSNFDVATGYGSSVNGVNGAEDATKANVMENGITSNAGIGSALLNQPLGLSAEEERLWSIVKANSLDFNAWTSLIEETERVAEGEILKIQKVYDAFLTEFPLCYGYWKKYADHEARLISMDKVAEVYERAVQSVTYSVDMWLHYCVFAVGTYGDPDAIRRLFERALEYVGSDYLCFPLWDKFIEYEISQQDWPRIATLYTRVLGVPNQQLDRYFEGFKELVANRPLSELRTAEEAAATAFTNSETNSEENEGEIPTGALEQSFKPLNANLKDAEELEKYISIREEIYKRAKEFDFKIIGFETAIRRPYFHVRPLNAAELENWHDYLDFVEGEDEFNKIVKLYERCLIACANYPEYWIRYVLCMEASGSMELADNALARATQVFVKRQPEIHLFAARFREKRGDISGARASYQLVHTGISPGLQEAIIKHANMEHRLGNLEDACSLYEQAIAIEKGKEHSLTLPLLFAQYSRFMFLVCGKVDEAREILDQGLEIAQLSKPLLEAMIHLESIQTLPKRIDYLDSLVDKFIVPNPTNPSVASLGEREEMSSIFLEFLDLFGDAQSIKKADDRHTKLFLPHKSVAESKKRYAEDSLFSDKTKLAKSLVSPSGPSAMGTYTSTPNQWAAGYGLQPQAWPQASQAQAQQWTPGYPQQDSYGAYGTSYTHPQIPTSQSAAYGTYPPTYPTQAYAQPETNVALPAGQQPAAAPSTYYGTYY, from the exons ATGGGAGACAGCGAGTTTGTGGTGGCACGGACATCTGCTGTTACTGGTTATTCTTCTATAGATAACCATGATCTGAGTGAAACCACTTCTGCACCGGATGCTGATACTTCCACTGTTCAAACTactgaaaatgtgaatgttccAGAGAATCTGCCTTATTCGGAAGGCATACTTGATTCATCCATCCTTCCAAATGAAGCTCGTGGTTCCAATTTCGATGTTG CTACTGGCTATGGTTCTTCTGTTAATGGTGTTAATGGAGCAGAGGACGCGACAAAAGCTAATGTCATGGAAAACGGGATCACCTCAAATGCTGGTATTGGATCTGCTTTGTTGAATCAACCTCTAG GTCTAAGTGCAGAAGAAGAAAGATTGTGGAGCATTGTGAAGGCTAATTCCTTGGACTTTAATGCTTGGACTTCCCTGATTGAAGAGACAGAGAGAGTGGCAGAG ggAGAGATTTTGAAGATTCAAAAAGTATATGATGCTTTTTTAACGGAATTTCCTCTCTGCTATGGTTACTGGAAGAAGTATGCTGATCATGAGGCACGCCTAATCTCAATGGACAAAGTTGCGGAGGTTTATGAACGAGCTGTTCAAAGCGTAACCTACTCTGTTGACATGTGGTTGCACTATTGTGTATTTGCAGTCGGCACTTATGGAGATCCAGATGCTATCAGAAG GTTATTTGAAAGAGCTTTAGAGTATGTTGGAAGTGATTATTTATGCTTTCCTCTTTGGGACAAATTCATTGAGTATGAAATTTCTCAACAAGATTGGCCTCGTATTGCAACATTATACACACGGGTGTTAGGAGTTCCAAATCAGCAGCTGGATCGCTATTTTGAGGG TTTTAAAGAGTTGGTTGCCAATAGGCCTCTATCAGAGTTGAGAACAGCTGAGGAAGCTGCTGCCACAGCTTTTACAAATTCAGAAACTAATAGTGAAGAAAATGAGGGAGAGATACCCACTGGTGCTTTGGAACAGTCTTTTAAGCCTCTTAACGCAAACTTAAAAGATGCCGAGGAGTTGGAGAAGTACATATCCATTAGGGAAGAGATATATAAGAGGgctaaagagtttgattttaagATAATTGGTTTCGAAACAGCTATTAGGAGGCCCTACTTTCATGTACGGCCCCTAAATGCTGCAGAGCTCGAAAACTGGCATGACTATCTTGATTTTGTTGAAGGTGAAGATGAATTCAATAAG ATTGTCAAGCTATATGAAAGATGTCTTATAGCATGTGCCAATTATCCTGAATACTGGATACGGTATGTTTTGTGTATGGAAGCTAGTGGCAGTATGGAGCTTGCCGATAATGCCCTTGCTCGTGCTACTCAGGTCTTCGTGAAG AGGCAACCGGAGATCCATCTGTTTGCTGCACGATTTAGAGAAAAGCGTGGTGACATATCTGGAGCTCGAGCTTCATATCAACTTGTGCACACTGGGATTTCACCTGGACTTCAAGAAGCAATAATTAAGCATGCAAACATGGAGCACCGCCTT GGAAACCTAGAAGATGCTTGTTCTTTATATGAGCAGGCAATTGCAATCGAGAAAGGAAAGGAACACTCACTGACTTTACCTTTGTTATTTGCTCAGTACTCACGGTTTATGTTCCTG GTTTGTGGAAAAGTGGATGAGGCGAGGgaaattcttgatcaagggCTGGAGATTGCGCAATTGTCAAAGCCCCTTTTGGAG GCAATGATCCACTTAGAATCAATTCAGACACTTCCAAAGCGAATTGATTACTTGGATTCCTTGGTTGATAAATTCATAGTGCCGAATCCCACCAACCCTAGTGTTGCAAGTCTTGGGGAAAGAGAGGAAATGTCGAGCATTTTCTTGGAG TTCTTGGATCTTTTTGGAGATGCACAATCCATAAAGAAGGCTGATGATAGACATACAAAACTGTTTTTGCCCCACAAGAGCGTAGCTGAGTCGAAGAAGCGCTATGCAGAGGATTCTTTATTCTCAGACAAAACTAAACTCGCAAAATCACTTGTTTCACCATCTGGCCCTTCAGCAATGGGCACGTATACCAGCACACCGAATCAGTGGGCAGCAGGTTATGGTTTGCAGCCTCAGGCTTGGCCTCAAGCCTCACAAGCTCAGGCACAACAGTGGACTCCTGGCTATCCACAACAG GATTCTTACGGTGCTTACGGAACGAGTTACACGCACCCACAAATACCGACATCCCAAAGTGCTGCATATGGAACATATCCTCCTACTTATCCAACACAG GCTTATGCGCAGCCGGAAACAAATGTAGCATTGCCTGCAGGCCAACAACCGGCTGCGGCTCCTTCCACGTATTACGGCACTTACTATTGA
- the LOC140991768 gene encoding pre-mRNA-processing factor 39-1-like isoform X6: protein MGDSEFVVARTSAVTGYSSIDNHDLSETTSAPDADTSTVQTTENVNVPENLPYSEGILDSSILPNEARGSNFDVATGYGSSVNGVNGAEDATKANVMENGITSNAGLSAEEERLWSIVKANSLDFNAWTSLIEETERVAEGEILKIQKVYDAFLTEFPLCYGYWKKYADHEARLISMDKVAEVYERAVQSVTYSVDMWLHYCVFAVGTYGDPDAIRRLFERALEYVGSDYLCFPLWDKFIEYEISQQDWPRIATLYTRVLGVPNQQLDRYFEGFKELVANRPLSELRTAEEAAATAFTNSETNSEENEGEIPTGALEQSFKPLNANLKDAEELEKYISIREEIYKRAKEFDFKIIGFETAIRRPYFHVRPLNAAELENWHDYLDFVEGEDEFNKIVKLYERCLIACANYPEYWIRYVLCMEASGSMELADNALARATQVFVKRQPEIHLFAARFREKRGDISGARASYQLVHTGISPGLQEAIIKHANMEHRLGNLEDACSLYEQAIAIEKGKEHSLTLPLLFAQYSRFMFLVCGKVDEAREILDQGLEIAQLSKPLLEAMIHLESIQTLPKRIDYLDSLVDKFIVPNPTNPSVASLGEREEMSSIFLEFLDLFGDAQSIKKADDRHTKLFLPHKSVAESKKRYAEDSLFSDKTKLAKSLVSPSGPSAMGTYTSTPNQWAAGYGLQPQAWPQASQAQAQQWTPGYPQQDSYGAYGTSYTHPQIPTSQSAAYGTYPPTYPTQAYAQPETNVALPAGQQPAAAPSTYYGTYY, encoded by the exons ATGGGAGACAGCGAGTTTGTGGTGGCACGGACATCTGCTGTTACTGGTTATTCTTCTATAGATAACCATGATCTGAGTGAAACCACTTCTGCACCGGATGCTGATACTTCCACTGTTCAAACTactgaaaatgtgaatgttccAGAGAATCTGCCTTATTCGGAAGGCATACTTGATTCATCCATCCTTCCAAATGAAGCTCGTGGTTCCAATTTCGATGTTG CTACTGGCTATGGTTCTTCTGTTAATGGTGTTAATGGAGCAGAGGACGCGACAAAAGCTAATGTCATGGAAAACGGGATCACCTCAAATGCTG GTCTAAGTGCAGAAGAAGAAAGATTGTGGAGCATTGTGAAGGCTAATTCCTTGGACTTTAATGCTTGGACTTCCCTGATTGAAGAGACAGAGAGAGTGGCAGAG ggAGAGATTTTGAAGATTCAAAAAGTATATGATGCTTTTTTAACGGAATTTCCTCTCTGCTATGGTTACTGGAAGAAGTATGCTGATCATGAGGCACGCCTAATCTCAATGGACAAAGTTGCGGAGGTTTATGAACGAGCTGTTCAAAGCGTAACCTACTCTGTTGACATGTGGTTGCACTATTGTGTATTTGCAGTCGGCACTTATGGAGATCCAGATGCTATCAGAAG GTTATTTGAAAGAGCTTTAGAGTATGTTGGAAGTGATTATTTATGCTTTCCTCTTTGGGACAAATTCATTGAGTATGAAATTTCTCAACAAGATTGGCCTCGTATTGCAACATTATACACACGGGTGTTAGGAGTTCCAAATCAGCAGCTGGATCGCTATTTTGAGGG TTTTAAAGAGTTGGTTGCCAATAGGCCTCTATCAGAGTTGAGAACAGCTGAGGAAGCTGCTGCCACAGCTTTTACAAATTCAGAAACTAATAGTGAAGAAAATGAGGGAGAGATACCCACTGGTGCTTTGGAACAGTCTTTTAAGCCTCTTAACGCAAACTTAAAAGATGCCGAGGAGTTGGAGAAGTACATATCCATTAGGGAAGAGATATATAAGAGGgctaaagagtttgattttaagATAATTGGTTTCGAAACAGCTATTAGGAGGCCCTACTTTCATGTACGGCCCCTAAATGCTGCAGAGCTCGAAAACTGGCATGACTATCTTGATTTTGTTGAAGGTGAAGATGAATTCAATAAG ATTGTCAAGCTATATGAAAGATGTCTTATAGCATGTGCCAATTATCCTGAATACTGGATACGGTATGTTTTGTGTATGGAAGCTAGTGGCAGTATGGAGCTTGCCGATAATGCCCTTGCTCGTGCTACTCAGGTCTTCGTGAAG AGGCAACCGGAGATCCATCTGTTTGCTGCACGATTTAGAGAAAAGCGTGGTGACATATCTGGAGCTCGAGCTTCATATCAACTTGTGCACACTGGGATTTCACCTGGACTTCAAGAAGCAATAATTAAGCATGCAAACATGGAGCACCGCCTT GGAAACCTAGAAGATGCTTGTTCTTTATATGAGCAGGCAATTGCAATCGAGAAAGGAAAGGAACACTCACTGACTTTACCTTTGTTATTTGCTCAGTACTCACGGTTTATGTTCCTG GTTTGTGGAAAAGTGGATGAGGCGAGGgaaattcttgatcaagggCTGGAGATTGCGCAATTGTCAAAGCCCCTTTTGGAG GCAATGATCCACTTAGAATCAATTCAGACACTTCCAAAGCGAATTGATTACTTGGATTCCTTGGTTGATAAATTCATAGTGCCGAATCCCACCAACCCTAGTGTTGCAAGTCTTGGGGAAAGAGAGGAAATGTCGAGCATTTTCTTGGAG TTCTTGGATCTTTTTGGAGATGCACAATCCATAAAGAAGGCTGATGATAGACATACAAAACTGTTTTTGCCCCACAAGAGCGTAGCTGAGTCGAAGAAGCGCTATGCAGAGGATTCTTTATTCTCAGACAAAACTAAACTCGCAAAATCACTTGTTTCACCATCTGGCCCTTCAGCAATGGGCACGTATACCAGCACACCGAATCAGTGGGCAGCAGGTTATGGTTTGCAGCCTCAGGCTTGGCCTCAAGCCTCACAAGCTCAGGCACAACAGTGGACTCCTGGCTATCCACAACAG GATTCTTACGGTGCTTACGGAACGAGTTACACGCACCCACAAATACCGACATCCCAAAGTGCTGCATATGGAACATATCCTCCTACTTATCCAACACAG GCTTATGCGCAGCCGGAAACAAATGTAGCATTGCCTGCAGGCCAACAACCGGCTGCGGCTCCTTCCACGTATTACGGCACTTACTATTGA